A window of Solanum stenotomum isolate F172 chromosome 9, ASM1918654v1, whole genome shotgun sequence genomic DNA:
GATTTTGGATGGAGTATATTGAAGAGCACTTTGATTGAAGATGATCGGACGGCGATTCATTCCGGTGATGACGGAGTTGAGTTCCGATCGCCTGTTTTGGTTACCAACACATTTTTGCTCGATAGCCTCAAGCAAATTAAGACCAACTTGAACGTGGTAAGTATTCATTTCATCCTTATATATAactatttattaaaaagaagagcttataatttgtgttttcatttttcctagagtttaacttttatatcattgatattaatatatatgaaatttttacGCTTATAAGATCATCTTAAAGATAATTATATATTCgtgaaaaatgaaattagtaACCTgcaaagtaaaatataaaatctctTTGTCAATCAAGTTAATATTTTTTCCCTCTATAGGTTCAgtcaaattcaataattttaatccaaattttgataacttacaaaaattagaaatttaattcagaaattttaaattctgacATATACGATGATAGAGTGAGTTTGAATTATTGATTTGGTAAGTACAGATCTTCAAATGAACTGCAAACATGTGTTTGTACtttctagaaaaaaataaatatatcacaTTAATTGTCTAACCGATAGATGTTTTTTTTGTCAATGATCTATCTTATAAGTAGGTACATGATAgtgaaatgaaaataatatactttaatttgttgtatttatgttacttattatatttatttaggtTATCAACCAATGTTACTCCATTAagtaagattatttttaattaccctaagtgacaaaataatttgtttcgattgttacttaaattttactGTATCGTTTATCTATCGTTATGTAACTATGaaaagtctcattttatgtAACGACTGATTTAGTGTGATTGTTGCatcatattttatcatttactCTGCCTTCTTATAGTAGACGTAGCAGCTCTATCTCATACCCTAGGGTTTATCCTTTCAATTTGTTGATGTACTGTGACATTATGTAATGACAGAAAATGATACAGTTTCTAACGGTTTCTTCCACCCACCCCTTTTTTTCAGACAATAAATGATGTGATAACAGGGATAGTGATATATGGAACAAGATTATACATGGAAGAAGTAAATAAAGAAACATGCAATGGAAAATGCAGTGCATTGGTTTTATTCAACACAAGGGCACTTGGTGGAAGTTATAAATCAGTTAGTGACATGATAAGGCCTAATTCTGATATGCCATGGGGAAATCGTTTCACTTTTTTGCCTATCTCATTAccaaaattaactaataataaaagtaataatcctctttattttgttcaaaAAGCTCATAGAATTATAGACAGGAAAAGGAATTCTGCATCTGTTTGGCTTACTGGTAAATTGCTTGATTTATTGAGGAAGCTAAGAGGTCCCGAGGTATGTATGTCCTTTCTTTTATACTTCTTCTGTCTCACTTTATGTGACGTagtttgaattaaaaataataattcaaaaatgaagACTTTCAGAAACTTGTAGCATTAACTATGTCATAACATGATTTGTATGACTACGTAGGCGTTCAGACATGTATTGggtgatattaataatatgtgtGAACTGTGAAGTCaaagttgaaaaataatatctgaaagttgaagttttgtttagacgtgtattttatttgaaaaaatgttgaagttttgttgagtaaaaaaaaaattgtacctcATAATCAAGAACTAATAAAAATCAGTCTAATGTGTATCCAGACATtgtgttgaaaatattttttttttaaaaaaagggacAACATATTCATGCATAGTACTAACATGTTATAacatttgtgtggctataatttttttttttattaagtgtAAATGGGAAGTATAATAATTATGCCCAAATTTAGGTATATCATTCATTTTCAGACGAGTTAATTCAATAGAAAagtatgtcatataaattgaaaatttcagGCGACAGCTCGATTCATTCATGGGACATTGAAGAACACAAGCATGGCATTAACAAATATGATAGGGCCAGTGGAAGAGATGGCTTTGGCTAATCATCCTGTTAAAGGATTATATTTTGTTGTCACTGGTGCTCCACAGGTGTGCGCGCGATATACacattatacataaatatacataatttatacatttattgattattttgtaAACTAGATCGTCGAAAATTAAACAGTTGTATTTGTATGTTTATTTTGCAGAGTTGCTCAGTGACAATAGTGAGTTATGTGGATAAGCTAAGAATTGCAATAGTTGTGGAGAAAGATTTTATTGATCCAAATAAGTTGAAATCTTGTATTGAGTATGCATATGAATCCATTTTCAAGGCTGCAATCAACTCTTCTAAAGTGGAAAAGTAGGACcaaattcacaaaaatatgGTCTATCGGAAATAAACTATGTGTACATTTTACCTTTCCAAGATCCTACGTTACAGGATTACagtgagtatgttgttgttgtgtattCACAAAAATGTATACATTTATCAAATTGTTAACAGGGTAATTGGGCCTAACTAATGGGCTACTACAAATAAGATACTTAACaagcaatttaatttcttgaaaacACAATTCATTTTTGGGAAACTTTCACAAATAaccactataataaacttaattatgctccataactatagtttgcatatttacgggtTGTAGCTACATATTAAGctgtctcgtttgtataattcgtggatttgtataatttgcaggTTTGCATAATTCgcgggtacatttgtataattcagttatttttgtataaactcgaaataataaatttatacaattaaaaacatcagaagtgtaaacagttatacaaattatattatacaaatttcgaattatacaaaagttatacaaattttattatacaaattccaaattatacaaacatgcgaattatacaaaactaaaaagttgaaccgcataattatagctaaaagtaggtcacaaattgtaattaaagcaaattatagctatgttaagtaattaactagtatatgtttgcttatacgtgtaattttctcttcattttttctaGTTTCCCCTTCCCCGGTTTCACTTAAAATCAGGGGCAGGGATAGAAGTCTAACTGTGGATTTGATTGAACTCAAaagtttttgtttaaataacatgtttgtgttaataaaaagttatttaatatgcacaaatattaaatatagaatCTACTTATTGACACTTGAAATCATCAATATTCTAAAATTCATAGTCATAAGTTGAAATCCTAACTCTGATTATGAGTAAATAGAAATAGAAtgttaaaaattatgaatttcgTAATTTAGACAAGTAAGAACCTTTTCTCCCACGTTTTGCGTTATTAGGGCCTCATTTGGACATGATTTGAAATCAGATTGACTTGAAGTTTTATTTGAATATGTAagttggatttcttaagatgtatttttcttataaatatgaaaacttgtgaaaactatcaaaatttccTGAACTCttatacaatcttaccaaatgaGTAATTATAGTACATAAATAAGATATCAAAATATCCTAAAATGTCGCATTAATAAATCCTATAtctatgtgtttttttttatatataaagtaaattCTTGGGATTACTAACtttaaaaaatacacataattttatatagaTGAACTCataaattttcacttttttccaatttaagtttCCACGTGTCGTGTAATTATAGGTGCTGACATCGGAGACTTGAGGCCAGGTCAGCCTAGCCAATGATCTCTTCCTCTGATTTTTTTTCTGGATATACTCCAATCCTCATGTTTAATTTGCACAGTtattccaaaatttaaaaaaaaatatccacgttagttgttatgtttttttatttttattttttcttttcataattaTGATGTGTTGCACTTGAATTGACGTTCCTTCGAAAATAGTGTCTCTAACTCCACAAGCTAGATAAGAATAAAGTTTGCATACACTCTAAATTTCGTAGACTCTCACTTGTATAAAATTTCACTGAATATATTGTCATTATATTCCgattaaaaaagaaatgcaTAGTTTTCGTAGTTCTTGTCACAGCAGCTAAATTGTATTGGCTGTTATAGAAAaatcaatatttcttttttgttgatGTTAACAATTTTTTACAATGACATGCAGCATCCTTCATTATTGTAACTTTTTGTACTGTCATTTTCCAGAttagttttattaattaatgtatagACATGgataaacatcaattaataacCTACCACTTctttattaattgataatttttatcactttttgaTCACTTTTACGTCGTTCTATAGGCTTTATCGAACAagcttttaatattttatttttcttttttcaacttttcaccTGTTTTGTATGATGACTTTCGAAGATTAATAGATAAATGACATTTCTCTGTTATCCTCTCGTTATCCTTATTGACGTTTGATAATGTGTCTTCATCTTTTTTAtcaagataatttatttttttatacaaattgtacTTACAACTTGTTTAATAAAATCAGTTTTACATATTTAAACTTTGTAATAGTGATGGAGTTCAACAtctattatataatttttttttatggtggATGAGGTATGTCATGTAATAGTTgtatgagaattttttttaataga
This region includes:
- the LOC125878012 gene encoding wax ester synthase/diacylglycerol acyltransferase 4-like, with the translated sequence MDIALEEEIFEPASPSSQYLNSSNLSLSVIAVLESKIPIEYEDSLPINLLKDVFVPINPRFSSIMVTGKKGTKKWKRVEVNYQDHIKTPIFPTQKSIEFYDECFSTYISNLATEKFPQTRPLWEIHVFKYPTSDAAGNIIFKLHHSLGDGYSLMGALLSCLQRVDNPSLPLTFPSRQKSNFNNNNKGYISNFKIVPQFFKGIVNTLYDFGWSILKSTLIEDDRTAIHSGDDGVEFRSPVLVTNTFLLDSLKQIKTNLNVTINDVITGIVIYGTRLYMEEVNKETCNGKCSALVLFNTRALGGSYKSVSDMIRPNSDMPWGNRFTFLPISLPKLTNNKSNNPLYFVQKAHRIIDRKRNSASVWLTGKLLDLLRKLRGPEATARFIHGTLKNTSMALTNMIGPVEEMALANHPVKGLYFVVTGAPQSCSVTIVSYVDKLRIAIVVEKDFIDPNKLKSCIEYAYESIFKAAINSSKVEK